In the Nicotiana tabacum cultivar K326 chromosome 16, ASM71507v2, whole genome shotgun sequence genome, one interval contains:
- the LOC107779210 gene encoding MAP3K epsilon protein kinase 1, which translates to MSRQMANAAFHKSKTLDNKYMLGDEIGKGAYGRVYKGLDLENGDFVAIKQVSLENIAQEDLNIIMQEIDLLKNLNHKNIVKYLGSLKTKTHLFIILEYVENGSLANIVKPNKFGPFPESLVAVYISQVLEGLVYLHEQGVIHRDIKGANILTTKEGLVKLADFGVATKLTEADVNTHSVVGTPYWMAPEVIEMSGVCAASDIWSVGCTVIELLTCVPPYYDLQPMPALFRIVQDDHPPIPDSLSPAITDFLRQCFKKDARQRPDAKTLLSHPWIQNSRRALQSSLRHSGTLRNIEEDGSADTDASNEDDKGAAGSSFSDKAKESCSVLASPEVSEISKSEEFDGSTSSHLEGRTDNNEDQFTSDQVPTLAIHEKSPIQSCADGLAVNNESTLQSSTDLVEPEKVLANGELESSQSKGGNNVGKKVEEKGRGINAYSASSSSGQKNPDHSPRKAVKTSVVPRGNELSRFSDPPGDASLDDLFHPLEKNLENRAAEVSLSSSSSQIAQSNAVSETGKNDLATKLRATIAKKQMESESGPANGGDLLSIMMGVLKEDVIDMDGLGFDDKLPTENLFHLQAVEFSKLVSSLRTDESEDVIVSACQKLIAFFHQRPDQKLVFVTQHGLLPLMELLEVPKTRVICSVLQVLNLIVQDNTDSQENACLVGLIPVVMSFAAPDRPREIRMEAACFFQQLCQSSSLTLQMFIANRGIPVLVGFLEADYAKYREMVHMAIDGMWQVFKLQRSTPRNDFCRIAAKNGILLRLINTLYSLNEAARLASASGGGGFPPDGLAPRPRSGPLDPGNSSFMQTEMPPYGTDQPDMLKIKNGERVLPAGMQEPSRTSASHSPDSPFFRQDFERPRSSNATVEASGPSRLPDGTSVSRDRESLDRYKNDLSRAEIDFRQQRGGNTSRISTDRASYGFPASTATLQENVRPLLSLLEKEPPSRHFSGQLEYVHNLPGLEKHESILPLLHASNEKKTNGLDFLMAEFAEVSGRGRENTNLESLPRSPHKAATKKVGGAASNDGIASTSGLASQTASGVLSGSGVLNARPGSAASSGILSHMVSPWNADVAREYLEKVADLLLEFAAADTTVKSFMCSQSLLSRLFQMFNKIEPPILLKLLKCINHLSTDPHCLEHLQRADAIKYLIPNLDLKEGPLVSQIHHEVLHALFNLCKINKRRQEQAAENGIIPHLMHFIMTSSPLKQYALPLLCDMAHASRNSREQLRAHGGLDVYLSLLEDELWSVTALDSIAVCLAHDNESRKVEQALLKKDAIQKMVKFFECCPEQHFLHILEPFLKIITKSSRINTTLAVNGLTPLLVSRLDHRDAIARLNLLKLIKAVYEHHPRPKQLIVENDLPQKLQNLIEERRDGQSSGGQVLVKQMATSLLKALHINTVL; encoded by the exons ATGTCTAGGCAAATGGCAAATGCTGCGTTCCACAAATCCAAAACCCTCGATAACAAATAT ATGCTTGGAGATGAGATTGGGAAGGGAGCTTATGGTCGAGTCTATAAAGGTCTGGATTTGGAAAATGGAGACTTTGTTGCAATTAAGCAAGTCTCTTTAGAGAATATTGCTCAGGAGGATCTCAACATCATTATG CAAGAGATTGATTTGCTTAAG AATTTGAACCACAAAAACATTGTGAAGTATCTTGGATCCTTAAAGACAAAGACTCATCTTTTCATAATTCTTGA GTATGTAGAGAATGGTTCACTTGCCAACATTGTCAAGCCAAACAAATTTGGGCCTTTTCCAGAATCTTTGGTTGCTGTTTACATCTCTCAG GTATTGGAAGGGTTGGTTTATCTACATGAGCAAGGTGTAATTCATAGGGATATCAAGGGCGCAAATATATTGACAACTAAAGAG ggtttggtgaAACTTGCTGATTTTGGCGTAGCAACAAAATTGACAGAGGCAGATGTTAATACACACTCAGTTGTTGGAACACCATATTGGATGGCACCTGAG GTGATTGAAATGTCGGGAGTATGTGCTGCATCTGACATCTGGAGTGTTGGCTGTACAGTTATAGAACTTCTTACTTGTGTACCTCCGTACTATGATCTTCAGCCCATGCCTGCTCTCTTTCGGATTGTACAG GATGATCATCCCCCAATTCCAGACAGCCTTTCTCCTGCTATCACTGATTTTCTGCGTCAGTGTTTTAAGAAG GATGCTAGACAAAGGCCTGATGCTAAGACACTACTTTCACATCCATGGATACAAAACTCAAGGCGTGCTTTGCAGTCCTCACTCCGTCATAGTGGGACGCTAAG AAATATAGAAGAAGATGGATCGGCTGATACAGATGCATCGAATGAAGATGATAAGGGTGCTGCTGGAAGCTCTTTTTCGGACAAagcaaaa GAATCTTGTTCAGTGTTGGCATCACCTGAAGTCTCGGAGATTAGCAAGTCAGAAGAGTTTGATGGCTCAACTAGTAGTCACTTAGAAGGAAGAACTGATAATAATGAAGATCAATTTACGTCAGATCAAGTTCCAACTTTAGCAATCCATGAGAAGTCTCCTATTCAAAGCTGTGCTGATGGATTGGCTGTGAATAATGAATCAACGCTTCAAAGTTCAACAGACTTGGTTGAGCCTGAGAAAGTTCTTGCAAACGGTGAGCTTGAATCCAGTCAATCCAAGGGTGGAAATAATGTAGGTAAGAAGGTTGAAGAAAAAGGACGTGGCATTAATGCTTATTCTGCATCATCCAGTTCTGGACAAAAGAACCCAGATCATAGTCCTAGAAAG GCTGTGAAGACATCAGTAGTTCCGCGAGGAAATGAACTGAGTAGATTTAGTGACCCCCCTGGTGATGCTTCGTTGGATGACCTGTTTCATCCATTGGAGAAGAACCTGGAGAATCGCGCCGCTGAAGTTTctctttcttcatcatcttcacaaATTGCTCAAAGCAATGCGGTTTCCGAAACTGGAAAGAATGATTTGGCAACAAAGTTGAGGGCCACAATTGCTAAGAAACAAATGGAGAGTGAATCAGGACCAGCAAATGGTGGTGATTTACTCAGCATCAtgatgggtgtgttgaaggaggATGTAATAGACATGGATGGTTTA GGCTTTGATGATAAATTGCCGACAGAAAATCTTTTTCACCTTCAG GCTGTAGAATTCAGCAAGTTGGTATCATCTTTAAGAACAGATGAATCAGAAGATGTTATTGTATCAGCTTGTCAGAAGTTAATAGCATTCTTTCATCAACGGCCAGACCAGAAGCTTGTCTTTGTCACCCAGCATGGTTTGCTTCCTCTAATGGAGTTACTTGAGGTTCCCAAAACTCGT GTCATCTGTTCAGTGCTGCAAGTACTAAACCTGATTGTTCAAGATAACACGGATTCCCAAGAAAATGCTTGTCTCGTTGGCCTT ATCCCTGTCGTAATGAGTTTTGCCGCCCCCGATCGTCCTCGAGAAATTCGTATGGAAGCAGCTTGCTTCTTTCAGCAGCTTTGTCAGTCGAG TTCCTTGACGTTGCAAATGTTTATTGCAAACCGTGGAATACCTGTTCTTGTGGGCTTTTTAGAAGCTGATTATGCCAAATATAG GGAAATGGTTCACATGGCTATAGATGGCATGTGGCAGGTGTTTAAGCTTCAGCGATCTACTCCGAGAAATGATTTTTGCCGCATAGCTGCTAAAAACGGAATTCTGCTCAGGCTCATCAACACTCTCTACAGCTTGAATGAAGCGGCTCGTTTAGCTTCTGCATCTGGTGGAGGTGGGTTCCCTCCTGATGGATTGGCTCCCCGACCACGGTCTGGGCCACTTGACCCTGGCAATTCTTCATTTATGCAGACTGAAATGCCCCCTTATGGAACTGATCAGCCAGATATGCTTAAGATTAAGAATGGAGAGCGTGTTTTGCCAGCTGGAATGCAGGAACCTTCACGTACTTCAGCTTCACATTCACCAGATTCTCCATTTTTTCGACAGGATTTTGAGAGGCCTCGGTCAAGTAATGCTACAGTGGAAGCTTCAGGTCCATCAAGATTGCCAGATGGAACATCTGTTTCTAGAGATCGAGAAAGCCTAGACAGATACAAAAATGATCTCTCTCGAGCTGAGATTGACTTTAGGCAGCAAAGAGGTGGCAATACAAGTAGAATATCAACTGACAGGGCATCATATGGATTTCCTGCTTCAACAGCTACTCTGCAAGAGAATGTACGGCCCCTTCTTAGTTTGTTGGAGAAGGAACCCCCATCTCGCCATTTTTCGGGTCAGCTTGAATATGTTCACAATCTTCCTGGACTGGAGAAGCATGAGAGCATACTCCCTCTTCTGCATGCATctaatgaaaagaaaacaaatggcTTGGACTTTTTGATGGCTGAATTTGCAG AGGTTTCTGGACGTGGAAGGGAAAATACTAACTTGGAATCATTGCCTAGAAGTCCACATAAAGCTGCCACTAAGAAAGTTGGAGGGGCAGCTTCTAATGATGGAATTGCTTCAACTTCTGGACTTGCATCACAGACTGCGTCAGGTGTATTGTCCGGCTCTGGAGTGTTAAATGCTAGACCAGGAAGTGCAGCATCATCTGGAATACTTTCACACATGGTGTCGCCCTGGAATGCTGATGTTGCTAGGGAATACTTGGAAAAGGTAGCAGACCTTCTGCTTGAGTTTGCTGCAGCAGACACAACTGTAAAATCCTTCATGTGCAGCCAAAGTTTGCTCAGCCGTCTTTTTCAGATGTTTAATAAGATAGAGCCCCCTATTCTTCTTAAG ctaTTGAAATGCATTAATCACCTTTCAACAGACCCACACTGCTTAGAACATCTCCAGAGAGCAgatgcaatcaagtatttgataCCCAATCTTGATCTCAAAGAGGGTCCTCTTGTGTCCCAAATACATCATGAG GTTCTCCATGCATTGTTCAACCTCTGCAAGATCAATAAGAGAAGACAGGAGCAAGCTGCGGAAAATGGAATTATTCCACACTTGATGCATTTTATCATGACCAGTTCTCCGTTGAAacaatatgcattacctcttctaTGTGATATGGCTCATGCGTCACGTAATTCAAGAGAGCAACTTCGTGCTCATGGTGGACTTGATGTATACCTGAGCTTACTTGAAGATGAACTCTGGTCTGTCACAGCATTAGATTCCATTGCTGTTTGTTTGGCACATGACAACGAAAGCAGGAAAGTGGAACAAGCTTTGCTCAAAAAGGATGCTATACAGAAAATGGTCAAGTTCTTTGAATGCTGTCCAGAACAGCATTTTCTGCACATACTGGAGCCTTTCTTGAAAATTATCAC